In Croceicoccus sp. Ery15, a genomic segment contains:
- a CDS encoding OsmC family protein — MTVNSATARYEGFGKDGVGHVATRSGAVDAPYGFKSRFESGPGTNPEEMIAAAHASCFTMATSFALARAGHTEGTLDTSCEVTLDKDGDGFAVTKSALTMKAHIPGMAQPDFEALAAEAKAGCPISKVLNCEITLETQFEG; from the coding sequence ATGACCGTGAACAGCGCAACCGCCCGCTATGAAGGCTTTGGCAAGGATGGCGTGGGCCATGTCGCCACCAGATCGGGAGCGGTCGACGCGCCCTATGGCTTTAAAAGCCGTTTCGAATCCGGCCCCGGCACCAACCCCGAGGAAATGATCGCCGCCGCCCATGCCAGCTGCTTTACCATGGCCACCAGCTTTGCCCTTGCGCGGGCGGGCCATACCGAAGGTACGCTGGACACCAGCTGCGAAGTGACGCTGGACAAGGACGGCGACGGATTTGCCGTGACGAAAAGCGCGCTGACCATGAAGGCGCATATCCCCGGCATGGCGCAACCGGATTTTGAGGCGCTGGCCGCCGAAGCCAAGGCGGGTTGCCCGATTTCCAAGGTTCTGAACTGCGAAATCACGCTGGAAACGCAGTTCGAGGGATAG
- a CDS encoding IS1380 family transposase: MNNDIASAFGFPAVGRKKVTAAFDGGRLTSDGGVLLLAQAERAMGICQRLAACISDPRDPGRVVHHLDDILRARIFAISCGYEDADDLDALRDDPGFRLALGKLPGSGVGLASQPTMSRWENAPTTRELARMMAAMIDIYCASYPAAPAAVTLDIDDTCDVVHGYQQLSFWNGHHGERCFLPIHVYDTATGRPVAMLLRTGKTPSGAEAAGHIRRLMRHLRRHWPETHITIRGDGHYGRPEVMALCEAAGVDYVFGLPTNAALRADPEIVVAADACAVKRAQRQYPVLRGYAETRYGAKSWKCQRRVVARIEASTLGMDIRYVVTSLTEGSAEHIYDTLYCARGQAENLIKRHKSQLASDRTSCRSAGANQMRLILHTAAYWLLWRIQQEIPRATALATAEFATLRLRLLKVAARVIETATRIRVAFASACPDAGVFKAITTSLRPAPT; encoded by the coding sequence ATGAACAACGATATCGCAAGCGCATTTGGATTCCCAGCAGTCGGCCGCAAGAAAGTCACAGCCGCTTTCGACGGCGGCCGGCTTACCTCGGATGGCGGCGTGTTGCTGCTGGCACAGGCCGAACGAGCGATGGGGATCTGCCAGCGGCTTGCAGCCTGCATTTCCGATCCGCGTGACCCGGGCAGAGTGGTGCATCACCTCGACGATATCCTGCGCGCCCGCATCTTTGCGATCAGCTGTGGCTATGAGGACGCCGATGATCTCGACGCTCTGCGCGACGATCCGGGCTTCCGCCTGGCGCTGGGCAAGCTGCCGGGATCGGGCGTGGGGCTTGCGAGCCAACCGACCATGAGCCGGTGGGAAAATGCGCCGACTACGCGCGAGTTGGCCAGGATGATGGCCGCGATGATCGACATCTACTGCGCCAGCTATCCCGCCGCGCCGGCGGCGGTGACGCTGGATATCGATGACACCTGTGATGTCGTGCACGGCTATCAGCAACTCTCGTTCTGGAACGGTCATCACGGGGAGCGCTGCTTCCTGCCGATTCATGTCTACGACACCGCCACCGGTCGGCCGGTGGCAATGCTGCTGCGCACCGGCAAGACACCGTCGGGCGCCGAAGCTGCCGGCCACATCCGGCGCCTGATGCGCCATCTGCGTCGGCACTGGCCTGAGACGCACATCACCATCCGCGGCGACGGGCACTATGGCCGGCCCGAGGTCATGGCCTTGTGCGAGGCGGCCGGCGTCGATTACGTGTTCGGCCTGCCAACCAACGCCGCGCTGCGTGCTGATCCCGAAATCGTCGTTGCCGCCGATGCCTGCGCGGTTAAACGGGCTCAGCGCCAATATCCGGTCCTGCGAGGCTATGCCGAGACCCGCTACGGCGCCAAAAGCTGGAAATGCCAGCGCCGCGTTGTCGCCCGGATTGAGGCCAGCACGCTGGGCATGGACATTCGCTATGTCGTCACCTCGCTGACCGAAGGCTCGGCCGAGCACATCTACGACACGCTGTACTGCGCCCGCGGTCAGGCCGAGAACCTGATCAAGCGCCACAAGAGCCAGCTCGCCAGCGATCGCACCTCGTGCCGCTCGGCGGGCGCCAACCAGATGCGCCTCATCCTGCACACCGCCGCATACTGGCTCCTGTGGCGAATCCAGCAGGAAATCCCAAGAGCCACCGCACTCGCCACCGCCGAGTTCGCCACGCTGCGCCTGCGCCTGCTCAAGGTCGCTGCCCGCGTCATCGAAACCGCCACGCGTATCCGCGTCGCCTTCGCTTCGGCTTGCCCGGATGCCGGTGTGTTCAAGGCCATCACCACCAGTCTGCGACCAGCGCCCACATAG
- a CDS encoding DUF2061 domain-containing protein, which produces MPRDLVKTFSFLGLHLMVGFAVAFAFTGSFALAGGIALVEPCVNAVVFFFHERAWNEKSGKGELRVLDILTHRHGHHHPS; this is translated from the coding sequence ATGCCCCGCGATCTAGTTAAAACCTTCAGCTTCCTAGGCCTTCACCTTATGGTCGGGTTCGCCGTTGCCTTTGCATTCACCGGCAGCTTTGCGCTGGCGGGCGGGATTGCGCTGGTCGAGCCTTGCGTGAATGCGGTCGTGTTCTTTTTCCACGAACGTGCCTGGAACGAGAAATCGGGGAAAGGCGAATTGCGGGTGCTGGATATTCTGACCCACCGCCACGGCCATCACCATCCCTCCTGA